The Rosa rugosa chromosome 3, drRosRugo1.1, whole genome shotgun sequence sequence TTGCTGCGTACTTGGTAACTGCAGCGCATCAGTAACTGTTACCAAGGTGTCACCAACACTAGTAGGTACAGCTTGCAAAGGATCTGCATCAGAAGGCTGTACTGGCACACTGGTACTAGTTGACGCAGATGTACAAGCACTAACGGTATCAAATAGCATCTGCTCTGCAGGCGCACCAGGGGCAGCACCACCTGCAGGCGCATCAGGCGCAGCACCACCTGCAGACATGTTGTTTGTACAAGCGGTTGAAGGAGCGTCATCATTGCTTGGAGCCTCAGATGCAGTATCAGGTACGGATGCGGGAGTTAATTCAAGTAGCAAAGCCTCCAAAGTGTCTGGCTTTGGGACCGGAGGTGCCTTCTCCTTTGTAGATGAGTCAAATGAGGCCCAGTTGTTACCATTATCGGGTAGAGGAGTTTGCTGTTGTTGTGACTTTACTACATCATCTGAGCGCTCAGGATCAGTATTGAAATCAATCAAGCTTTccaacttttcttttttatgttcCACTGCATTCCCATCATGGGGACTTGTAGATTTCATTTTCTGCAGGGGAAAGCACATTTTTGTTGAGAAGTTCGTGCATTAGGAAAGTAGCTAGGCACCGAATTTTTGGGCACATTACAAGCACATCAAAAGAAGTACCTATACTAAATTACATATCCATCAACATTTAGCAGCTACTGACCTGATTATGAGCAGAACCATCAGCATGCTTCTGATCATTTGTTATAGTAGTTTCACGAAACATTGGAGGAAGCATATTCTCCCTTTGTTTCTCTTGAACAGAGCGAACAGCAGGGGAAGAGAAGCTATCCATGTTCTTATTTTCAGGTGACCTGTTTTGGGACTTGGGAGGTGTGAGCCCACTGCGTGCTTTTCTATCATCCCGAATCCTGTTATCAACAACCTCAAAACGGACAGGATTTCTCCTGAACCCGGTACCGCCGACTCTTGAATTTTCTTCGTAAGATCGTGGACTTCTTCTTTCATCATAGTAATATTTTACTACATTTTGGTCAGCACCTCTTACACTAGGACTAGATCCTTGATTATAATGCCTTTCGAACCTTTTCTCATGATCATGAAAACTCCTAGATCCACCATAAGGGGCAGCAACCTTCCAGTCCTCTTCACGAAAACTCCTAGATCCACCATAAGGTGCAGCAACCTTCCGGTCCTCATCAGGAAAACTCCTACGTCCAACATAAGGGACATCACTGAAGCTCCTAAATCCACCATGATATGCACCAAATTTCTTCTCCTCATCATGGAAGCTTCTGGATCCACCGTGATATGCACCAACCCTCCTGCTTTCATCAGGCTCCTCACTCTGTGTAATAATGAACGAGAATCTTAAATACAGGAAAGCATCGTAAACTGGAAGCACGTCCAAAAGAAGTTCTCATTATCACAAATGTAAACTAGGCCCATATCTATTGTGCTTGCTGTTGTTAATTGCATGCAAATCAGGAATGGCCAAGCTCTCCACAGGAGAAGTATAATACAATAGGGATAGAGATATATCAAATGCGCAAGCATAAAGCAAATGTAAAGCTCACCAATCGCAGCTTTGGGAGCTTCTGGACACCCTTCTCACCAGTGTATTTTCTTTCAACATACACATGTTTGATAAAATCCCTGAGTCTACCAATATTACTGGAAGAAAGTATGTGAATCAGAAAACATCCTATATGAATTTTCTCCCTTTTTCAAGAAGATGGAAACTTAATTATATGAATAACCAAATCAACATAGAAGAGAAGCTTAGTCACCTGCCATCAGGAAAAGAATGGTACTGAGGATCAAATTCTTTGAAATAAATTTGTCTTGCTCGCTGTAAATGAACATTTTAGTCATGAAGTGAACAATTAATGTATCCATGGTGGATGAACAAGAACAAAAGTGAGACCAGACAGTATGCATGCTCACCTCATTTCCCCCTGCCTGGAGAGAATTTACTTCTTCTGCAGTGAATTTAGCCATGGACACTGATTTTACTCGGTGAGTGAACTCCCGACTGGAAAATTTGAAAATGATAATTCATTCAGCACTCACAGAATACAAATCAAAATGATTCCGTGCAGAAGTTATGACCGTCACAACATCGAATAAGAAAACATGTCAAATATGGGGATCATGGTGAGGTGGTGAGTCTAAATCAGATATGAAAACTTACTGCACTCCACTACAATTTGTACAAACAAATGTCAAGAAGGTCGTGCAAACATATTGCGGTCCCTGCATAAAGAGTGCATAGTTAGAACAATGCTGATCCTGGTATATATcattttgtatatatatccAAGCACATTTGCCTCTTAAAATGCagtaaaatatatataacaaCATAATTAAGCAATGCATTTACAGATTCAAAGTATAATTTGCAGATTGCAGAAACGACGGCTATAGAAGCCTCACATTATGTAGGAGGCTACACACTCACCAAAGAGATAAGAAAATGGCTAAAGAAGATTACATACCAAACTATTGCAGTTGATGCATCTTTTATTCTCAGGAAGCTTTAAAAGACTTCGAAttattctttcaattttctcctCTTCCTTTATCCGATTACCCATTTCTTAGAAAACTAAGAAACCTGAAGAGAAAAGAACAATAAATTAAAGAGAGGGTAAGTGTTCCTGGAACAAACCAAGTCACCAATCACTAGGTTCAACAGAAACCATTGTATCACCTCAATCTTCCTCCAAACTATTCCCGCCAAGCAAATAGAAGATTACAGGAGGAAATCCCACCTGAGTATATAATCACAGTAGATTGTGGAGAAAATCTAGCACCTCCTTTcatccaaaaaataaataaataaataaatatacacAAAATGTCATCTTCCAGAAAATTACTCAATGatattgataaaaataaaatatgaatGGGAAAATATTCTCCTTCTTCAACAAAGCTAGCTATCATACAAATGCATTAATGTATTACATGAGGATCTTTCCCTAATAGTAGCAATTATATTGTTCCCTCCTAACAGGCATATTGGATCAAAAATGAAGATAAAGTTGCCACCTGATTGAATCAGCTGCTAGCTAGGTTGCAGTGTACGTAGATAGATTACGCATTGGGAGGCGTGCagagaagaaaccctagaaatttgGGAGCGGAGAGATGTCTCTCTGAAGAGGAAGATTAATGTTGGTGAGGATTTAGAGTGGCCGGGGACGTACATTTGTGCTGCAAATtcggttagagaaagagagggagggaACGCTGCATGCCGGGTATATCGCAAACCCCACGCTTTTATAGCCGTTGAATCTATGCTCATTCTTTTATTTACCAACCCAAACAAAACAACCCTTCATCATTGACAATAATTCTAAGGGGCGAGAATTATAGACCTCTAATACTCACAATTATCAAGAATTAAGTAGGTCATCAATTGGACTCATTTATCGTTGATTTGCACCTCTTCAAATCGGTTATGTTACAATGTCCTAAGGATACGTGAGGCATAAGTAAAATACATTTAGGTCAAGACAGCCAGGAAAACATGAAATATATAAATAGTCAAAACACTCATCTTTACAATAGAGAAACAAACCAACAAAGTCTTGTAAATGTTTTCAGCAGGTTCTCTTCAACTTTTCTTATTGGTTAAAATATGACATGCCATTGTCAAGTAAGAATCCGGACCGATAAAGAACTTTAC is a genomic window containing:
- the LOC133735642 gene encoding probable ADP-ribosylation factor GTPase-activating protein AGD14 gives rise to the protein MGNRIKEEEKIERIIRSLLKLPENKRCINCNSLGPQYVCTTFLTFVCTNCSGVHREFTHRVKSVSMAKFTAEEVNSLQAGGNERARQIYFKEFDPQYHSFPDGSNIGRLRDFIKHVYVERKYTGEKGVQKLPKLRLSEEPDESRRVGAYHGGSRSFHDEEKKFGAYHGGFRSFSDVPYVGRRSFPDEDRKVAAPYGGSRSFREEDWKVAAPYGGSRSFHDHEKRFERHYNQGSSPSVRGADQNVVKYYYDERRSPRSYEENSRVGGTGFRRNPVRFEVVDNRIRDDRKARSGLTPPKSQNRSPENKNMDSFSSPAVRSVQEKQRENMLPPMFRETTITNDQKHADGSAHNQKMKSTSPHDGNAVEHKKEKLESLIDFNTDPERSDDVVKSQQQQTPLPDNGNNWASFDSSTKEKAPPVPKPDTLEALLLELTPASVPDTASEAPSNDDAPSTACTNNMSAGGAAPDAPAGGAAPGAPAEQMLFDTVSACTSASTSTSVPVQPSDADPLQAVPTSVGDTLVTVTDALQLPSTQQDQSSISFAADSGSPSQHAIIPVEASNNLSRTSSLAPNTQGSLSVSAEEPSQSMLRTQSLPVETKSSKREELPVDLFAAHYSSIPSEVSVWHPGPPHGMGFNMQYYPNIEPAPAFPGSGKSANPFDINDDKTLGHSTHFPSMSSLEDALHNVSVPPSLMHTSSLGSFSSHLKPPQLPNHESVMPSHSLPSYSAFSPSPYMGQQLHNNAQFLRLQGIGVFSRDEAAAFGTLSSSQQSFQQPSIRYPAPSNSETFSSMGGNPFG